One part of the Macaca mulatta isolate MMU2019108-1 chromosome 6, T2T-MMU8v2.0, whole genome shotgun sequence genome encodes these proteins:
- the LOC106998757 gene encoding MORF4 family-associated protein 1-like — translation MHIATAVPRQWEELRPLDIVELAEPEEVEVLEPEEDFEQFLLPVINEMREDIASLTREHGRAYLRNRSKLWEMDNVLIQIKTQVEASEESALNHLQNPGDAAEGRAAKRCEKAEEKAKEIAKMAEMLVELVRRIEKSESS, via the coding sequence ATGCACATCGCTACTGCGGTTCCGAGGCAGTGGGAAGAATTGCGGCCCCTGGACATCGTCGAGCTGGCGGAACCGGAGGAAGTGGAGGTGCTGGAGCCGGAGGAGGATTTCGAGCAGTTTCTGCTCCCGGTCATCAACGAGATGCGCGAGGACATCGCGTCGCTGACGCGCGAGCACGGGCGGGCGTACCTGCGGAACCGGAGCAAGCTGTGGGAGATGGACAATGTGCTCATCCAGATCAAAACGCAGGTGGAGGCCTCGGAGGAGAGCGCGCTCAACCACCTCCAGAACCCGGGCGACGCGGCGGAGGGCCGGGCGGCCAAGAGGTGCGAGAAGGCCGAGGAGAAGGCCAAGGAGATCGCGAAGATGGCAGAGATGCTGGTGGAGCTGGTCCGGCGGATAGAGAAGAGCGAGTCGTCGTGA